The Inediibacterium massiliense genome includes the window GAGACATCCAAAAATTTTTTGATTTATTTTTATAAGGACTCTATGGCGTAGTCATTGAAAAGATTACAATAAAATGGTATTGTAAAGATAGATTATTTTAAAACTATAAAAAACATAAAGTTTTATCATAAAAATTTTTGTGGGTATAAAGACGTAAGAGGTGAGATAGGATGAGACATTGGAAAAAAATTCTAATACCTTATCAACAAGCAGTAGAAGAATTAAAAGTAAAATTTAAAGGAATTCGTAATGAATTAAGGGAAATGAGCGAATATTCTCCCATAGAATTTGTAACAGGAAGAGTAAAAAAAGTATCTAGTATACTAGAAAAAGCGAAAAAATATGAAATTTCTGAAGATGAAATAGAAGAGAAAATGGAAGATATTGCAGGAATCCGTATCATGTGCCAATTTGTAGATGATATTTACAAAGTTGTAGAGCTTATTGAACAAAGAGATGGTAAAGATTTAGAAATTTTATATGTAAAAGATTACATAAAAGATCAAAAAGAAAGTGGATATAGAAGTTATCATATGATTATAAGATATCCTATTCAAACGGCTTTTGGACTTAAAAAAATTTTGGCTGAGATTCAAATACGTACTTTGGCTATGAATTTTTGGGCTACTATTGAGCATTCTCTAAATTATAAGTATAAAAAAGATGTTCCGAATCATATTCAAGAAAGACTCAAAAGATCTGCAGAAGCTGCATATCGGTTAGATATGGAAATGTGGGGAATTCGAGATGAAGTAATTAATGCACAAAGATTATTTGAAGCCAAATCTAGTACAGTTTCAAGTATTGTAAATAATATACAGATTTTAAAGCCCATAGGGGATGAAGAGGAAGTGAATCAATTTAGAGAAAAATTTGATGATCTTTTAGAACATGGAAATATTTTAGAGTTAAAAGATCTTGCTGAAGATATAAAATATGCAATTGAAAAATATGAATCCTTAGAATAAAGAGATGTAAAATTTTACATCTCTTTATCTTTTTCTCTTTTTTTTGGCTATAGAAAATCCAAAATGGCCGAGGGGTTTTTTTAGATTATAATATTCTCCATGACAATAGCAAATAGGTTTTGCTTTTTCAAGATGAAATTTATTCTTAGCATCCATATATTGATCATCTACATTTACAGCTAAAACTTTTGCAGTAAACATATGATGAGAACCTAGAGGAACAATATCTTCGACTCTACATTCAATATTGACAGGACTTTCTAAAATCAAGGGAGCAGATACTTTTGTAGCTTTCTGAGGTGTTAAATTTAGAGTTTGGAATTTATCTACATCCCTTCCAGATTTGACACCACAAAAATCTGTAGCATATACTAAATCTTCTGTTGTGAGATTGATGACGAATTCTTTTGTTTTTTTGATTAGATCATAAGAATATCTCTCAGGTCTTAAAGAAATATAAGTCATAGCAGGATCAGAACATATAGTACCTGTCCATGCTACTGTAATGATATTATATTTTTCTTCATCTTTACAGGATACCAAAACAGCAGGAACAGGATAGACCATAGTTCCAGGTTTCCAAGTTAATTTTGTCATACACATTTCTCCTTTTCATATGAAAAATGAAGGAGACATATTCATGTCCCCTTATAATATATTTTTATTCTATAATCGTCATTACTTCTTGAATTGGTTTTCTAGAAGGACTTTTTGGTTCTCCATCAGGAACTCCTAGTGGAGTCATAGCGGCTAGAAAATATCCTTCTTCTTTAAATCCAACAAAGTCTTCAATTTCTTTGGCAGCATAATTTTGACTTGTCATCCAACAAGTTCCATAACCAAGATGAGTAGCAGAAAGCATAATATTTTCCATTGCAGCTCCCACACTTTGAATTAAAGGACTTCGTTTTAAAAGATCATGAATTTCATCTGTAGGAGCTTTAATTTTTTTAAGTACATCAAGGCCAGTAGCTTCATAAGGACCAGCATATACTAAAATAAGTACAGGAGCTTTTGTGAAGAAGGTTGCGTATTTTACAAATTTTGTAAATTTCACTTTTTCTTCTTCATTTTCTAAATGAGTTGCAAGATCAGCATTTTTATTTTCTATAATATTTGCAATTTGTTTTATTTTTTCTTTGTTTGAAATTACTACAAAACGCCAATTTTGAATATTTTTACCTGATGGTGCAAAGGTAGCAGCTTCAATAATTTTGTGAATATCTTCTATAGGAACAGATACATCTTTAAATTTTCGTACACTGTGTCTTTTGTAAATAAAATCTAAATTTTTCAATATTCTTCCTCCTTTGTCTTGTGTATGTTATTTGCTATTATATAGCATTTTTCAACTTTCTTCAATGGGATAGAATTTTGTTAAGAAAATTATTTTGATTTAGGGTATAATATTTATGTACTTTATAAAAAGTAGGTGAACAAATGGGATTATTTGCAATAGGAGATTTACATCTGAGTTTATCTGTACATAAACCCATGGATATTTTTGGATATCAATGGGAAAATCATCATGAAAAGATTAAAGAAAATTGGTGTAACACGATTAATCAAGAAGATACTATTTTAATTCCAGGAGATATTTCCTGGGGAATGACATTAAAAGAAGCTATGGAGGATTTGCAATGGATACAGGATCTTCCGGGAAAAAAATTTCTTTTAAGAGGGAATCATGATTATTGGTGGAGCTCTGTAACGAAGCTTAATAATATGTTTGAGAATATGAAATTTTTACAAAATAATTATTTGGTCTATGAGGATTTAGCTATATGTGGAACAAGAGGATGGATTTGTCCTAATGATAAAAAATTTACCCAACATGATCAAAAAATATACGAAAGAGAAATTCATAGGTTAAAATTATCATTGGATGAAGCGACTAAAGGAGGATATAGAAATATTATTGTAATGACTCATTATCCTCCTACAAATGATAAAATAGAGCCATCGGAGTTTACAAATATTTATGAATCTTATTCAGTCAAAAAAGTAATATATGGGCATCTACATGGGAAGGAATCTTTTAAAATGGGATTACAAGGATTTTTAAATGGAGTAGAGTATCATTTAGTTTCTTGTGATTATATTGATTTTATGCCATTAAGAATATTATAATTTATAAAGCTATGATATAATAGAAAAAATGCATCTTTCATGAGAGGTGGACTATGACAAATCAAAGAAAATATACTAAAGGAATTCAGATTAGAACTTGTAAGAGATGTAAAAAGCCAATTAATGAAAATTCACTATATGATTATTGTCCAGATTGTTTTAAGAGGATTGAAGAAGTCTTTGATAAGATCGAAGATTATTTAAGTGAATATCCAGGAGCAACTGCGT containing:
- a CDS encoding nitroreductase family protein gives rise to the protein MKNLDFIYKRHSVRKFKDVSVPIEDIHKIIEAATFAPSGKNIQNWRFVVISNKEKIKQIANIIENKNADLATHLENEEEKVKFTKFVKYATFFTKAPVLILVYAGPYEATGLDVLKKIKAPTDEIHDLLKRSPLIQSVGAAMENIMLSATHLGYGTCWMTSQNYAAKEIEDFVGFKEEGYFLAAMTPLGVPDGEPKSPSRKPIQEVMTIIE
- a CDS encoding GTP pyrophosphokinase, which codes for MRHWKKILIPYQQAVEELKVKFKGIRNELREMSEYSPIEFVTGRVKKVSSILEKAKKYEISEDEIEEKMEDIAGIRIMCQFVDDIYKVVELIEQRDGKDLEILYVKDYIKDQKESGYRSYHMIIRYPIQTAFGLKKILAEIQIRTLAMNFWATIEHSLNYKYKKDVPNHIQERLKRSAEAAYRLDMEMWGIRDEVINAQRLFEAKSSTVSSIVNNIQILKPIGDEEEVNQFREKFDDLLEHGNILELKDLAEDIKYAIEKYESLE
- a CDS encoding metallophosphoesterase; translated protein: MGLFAIGDLHLSLSVHKPMDIFGYQWENHHEKIKENWCNTINQEDTILIPGDISWGMTLKEAMEDLQWIQDLPGKKFLLRGNHDYWWSSVTKLNNMFENMKFLQNNYLVYEDLAICGTRGWICPNDKKFTQHDQKIYEREIHRLKLSLDEATKGGYRNIIVMTHYPPTNDKIEPSEFTNIYESYSVKKVIYGHLHGKESFKMGLQGFLNGVEYHLVSCDYIDFMPLRIL
- a CDS encoding flavin reductase family protein produces the protein MTKLTWKPGTMVYPVPAVLVSCKDEEKYNIITVAWTGTICSDPAMTYISLRPERYSYDLIKKTKEFVINLTTEDLVYATDFCGVKSGRDVDKFQTLNLTPQKATKVSAPLILESPVNIECRVEDIVPLGSHHMFTAKVLAVNVDDQYMDAKNKFHLEKAKPICYCHGEYYNLKKPLGHFGFSIAKKKRKR